From a region of the Alosa sapidissima isolate fAloSap1 chromosome 9, fAloSap1.pri, whole genome shotgun sequence genome:
- the LOC121718816 gene encoding NACHT, LRR and PYD domains-containing protein 3-like, with the protein MSSSEEEDHGCEPVGPMQQKRSHSPVPSCVSMKSDWSLEQPLNFAGGGVPAGQSSIQQKGSSSPVPSCVSMKTDRSMGEPLHFEEGVIPADQRYQQIHKSHLQKKFQSLIEGITQQEEIRLLQEIYTELYITEGGGGEVNDEHEVRQIERASWREAAQGTPIRCRDIFKPLSGQDKHIRTVLTKGVAGIGKTVSVQKFILDWAEGKANQDIHFIFPLPFRELNLMKEKKLSLVDLIQHFFPEIKDPRFFTSSDPRVMFIFDGLDECRHSLDFHFKPECNDVTEPASVDVLLTNLIKGNLLPSALLWITTRPAAANQIPLQCVDQMTEIKGFNDPHKEMYFRKRISDENLASRTIKHLMSSRSLYIMCHIPVFCWISATVVERTSEESESVEIPRTLTQMYARFLIIQTSITKDKYLERKETDEEVIFKLGKLAFQQLEKDNLIFYEEDLRECGIDVTEASVYSGVCTQIFREESGLYQGKVFSFVHLSIQEFLAALYVFLCFSNRQINMPDQQQTSQLSALFRAATLHDLHTTAVDLALQSENGHLDLFIRFLLGLSLESNQNLLGHLLPQSSSQSDSSEQIVQYVKEKIRDQSSSDRRINLFYCLNELNHHAVLEDIDRSSRTLYIDMLSQGEWETRRFEFKMPEEQLAGFDLQNYIKTPEKDQTEYLCADEVLQKLMPVVTASTSALLWRCKLTEKSCSYLASALTSYSSSLRLLNLSYNELLDTGVELLCSALCHQNCKLEELELWRCNLTEKSCSYLASALTSHSSSLRQLNLSEDVLLDSGVECLCFALCHQNCKLEELQLMRCNLTEKSCSHLASALTSHSSSLRLLDLSGNDLLDSGVEHLCSALGHTNCKLEDLQLTNCKLTEKSCSYLVSALTSRSSSLRQLNLRANNLRKSTVEQLSALVEDPHCKLEKLELWNCELTDMSCSYLASALSTHSSNLRVLILEGNKEISKSAVEQFSALVEDPHCKLERLESNWGTIERSSIQTPTSVLSAECLGRNMSMSPASSSSRETASS; encoded by the exons ATGAGTTCCAGTGAAGAAGAGGACCATGGCTGTGAGCCTGTGGG CCCCATGCAGCAGAAGAGATCACACTCCCCTGTACCgagctgtgtgtccatgaagagtgacTGGTCCTTGGAACAGCCATTAAACTTTGCTGGAGGAGGTGTTCCTGCTGGTCAGAG TTCCATTCAGCAGAAGGGCTCTTCTTCCCCTGTACCAAGCTGCGTGTCCATGAAAACTGACCGGTCCATGGGGGAACCACTCCACTTTGAAGAAGGAGTTATTCCTGCTGATCAGAG ATATCAGCAGATCCACAAATCCCACCTGCAGAAGAAGTTTCAGAGCCTGATTGAGGGAATCACGCAGCAGGAAGAGATCAGACTCCTCCAGGAGATCTACACAGAGCTCTACATcacagaggggggaggaggagaggtcaaTGATGAACATGAggtcagacagatagagagggcATCCTGGAGAGAAGCAGCACAAGGCACACCAATCAGATGCAGGGACATCTTTAAACCCTTATCTGGACAAGACAAACATATCAGGACAGTGCTGACAAAGGGAGTGGCTGGCATTGGAAAAACAGTGTCTGTGCAGAAGTTCATTTTGGACTGGGCTGAAGGAAAAGCCAATCAGGACATCCACTTCATATTTCCTCTTCCTTTCCGGGAGCTGAACCTGATGAAGGAGAAGAAACTCAGTCTGGTGGATCTTATTCAACACTTCTTCCCAGAAATCAAAGATCCCAGGTTCTTCACCAGTTCGGATCCCAGAGTCATGTTCATCTTTGATGGTCTGGATGAGTGTCGCCATTCTCTAGATTTCCACTTCAAACCAGAGTGTAACGATGTGACAGAGCCAGCCTCAGTGGACGTGCTGCTGACAAACCTCATCAAGGGTAATCTGCTTCCATCTGCTCTCCTCTGGATCACTACCCGACCAGCAGCAGCCAATCAGATCCCTCTTCAGTGTGTGGACCAGATGACAGAGATAAAGGGATTTAATGACCCACACAAAGAGATGTACTTCAGGAAGAGAATCAGTGATGAGAACCTGGCCAGCAGAACCATCAAACACCTGATGTCATCCAGGAGCCTCTACATCATGTGCCACATTCCAGTCTTCTGCTGGATTTCAGCCACTGTTGTAGAGAGAACATCAGAAGAATCAGAAAGTGTAGAAATACCAAGGACTTTGACTCAAATGTATGCACGCTTCCTGATCATTCAGACAAGCATAACAAAGGACAAGTATctagagagaaaagagacagatgaAGAGGTGATTTTTAAATTGGGGAAACTGGCTTTCCAACAGCTGGAGAAGGACAATCTGATCTTCTATGAGGAAGACCTGAGAGAATGTGGCATTGACGTCACAGAAGCATCAGTGTATTCAGGAGTGTGTACTCAGATCTTCAGAGAGGAGTCTGGGCTGTACCAGGGGAAGGTGTTTAGTTTTGTGCATCTGAGCATCCAGGAGTTTCTAGCAGCTCTATATGTGTTCCTCTGCTTCAGCAACAGACAGATAAATATGCCTGACCAACAGCAAACATCTCAGCTCTCTGCTCTGTTCAGAGCTGCAACACTTCATGACCTACACACGACTGCAGTGGATTTGGCCTTACAGAGTGAGAATGGACACCTGGACCTTTTCATCCGCTTCCTTCTGGGCCTCTCATTGGAGTCTAATCAGAATCTCTTAGGGCACCTACTGCCACAGAGCAGTAGCCAATCAGATAGCTCAGAGCAAATAGTGCAGTATGTCAAAGAGAAAATCAGAGATCAGAGTAGCTCAGACAGAAGGATCAACCTGTTCTACTGTCTGAATGAGCTAAATCACCATGCTGTATTGGAGGACATTGACAGGAGCTCAAGAACTCTGTATATAGACATGCTCTCACAAGGAGAGTGGGAGACTAGGAGATTTGAGTTTAAGATGCCAGAAGAGCAGTTGGCTGGGTTTGATCTCCAGAATTACATAAAGACACCAGAGAAAGATCAGACTGAATACCTCTGTGCAGATGAAGTTCTTCAGAAGCTAATGCCCGTGGTCACAGCGTCCACATCAGCTCT GCTTTGGAGATGTAAACTGACTGAGAAAAGCTGTTCCTATCTGGCCTCTGCCCTGACCTCATACTCCTCAAGTCTCAGACTGCTGAACCTGAGTTACAATGAGCTGCTAGACACTGGAGTGGAACTCTTATGTTCTGCActttgtcatcaaaactgcaaaCTGGAAGAACTAGA GCTTTGGAGGTGTAATCTGACTGAGAAGAGCTGTTCCTATCTGGCCTCTGCTCTGACCTCACACTCCTCAAGTCTCAGACAGCTGAATTTGAGTGAGGATGTTCTGCTGGACTCTGGAGTGGAATGTTTATGTTTTGCActttgtcatcaaaactgcaaaCTGGAGGAACTACA GCTGATGCGCTGTAATCTGACAGAGAAGAGCTGTTCTCATCTGGCCTCTGCTCTGACCTCACACTCCTCAAGTCTCAGACTGCTGGACCTGAGTGGCAATGACCTGCTGGACTCAGGAGTTGAACATTTATGTTCTGCACTTGGTCATACAAACTGCAAACTGGAGGAcctaca GCTGACCAACTGTAAGCTGACAGAGAAGAGCTGTTCCTATTTGGTGTCTGCTCTGACCTCACGCTCCTCAAGTCTCAGACAGCTGAACCTGAGGGCCAATAACCTGAGGAAATCAACTGTAGAGCAGCTCTCTGCTCTAGTGGAGGACCCAcactgtaaattagagaaactAGA